The region CGTGGCGGAGGGCGATCACGTGCTCGTGCTCAACAACAGCCCGGTCGCCGCCTGGGCCGTGACCCTGTGGGAAGTCTGAGGTGCGCCGGAGATGAGCAGTCCCGTCAAGACGGTCAAGTGCCTGGTGTGGGACCTGGACAACACCCTGTGGGACGGGGTGCTGCTGGAGAACGGCGAGGTGACCCTGCGCGAGGAGATCCGCCGGGTGATCGTCGGGCTCGACGAGCGCGGCATCCTCCAGGCGGTGGCCAGCCGCAACGACCACGACCACGCCTGGGAGTGGGTGGAGAAGCTCGGCGTGGCCGAGTACCTGGTGCTGCCGCAGATCGGTTGGGGGCCCAAGTCCGCCTCGGTGCGGGCGATCGCCGACAAGCTCCAGTTCGCGCACGGCGCGGTGGCGTTCATCGACGACACCGCGATGGAGCTCGCCGAGGTCGGCCACCACCTGCCGGAGGTCCGGCTGTACCCGGCCGAGGTCGCCACGACGTTGTTGGAGCTGCCCGAGTTCAGCCCCGAGGTGGTCACCGCCGACTCGCGCGAGCGGCGGCGGATGTACCAGGCCGGGTTCGCCCGGGAGAGCGCGCGCACCGGGTTCACCGGCGCGGACGAGGAGTTCCTGCGCTCGGCCGGGCTGGAGATGCGGATCCGCCGCGCCGACGCGGACGACCTGGCGCGGGTCGAGGAACTGACCCTGCGCACCAGCCAGATGAACGCGACCGGCGTGCACTACTCGGACGAGACCCTGCGCGGCCTGCTGTCCGACGTGGACCACGAGGTGCTCGTGGTGAGCATGACCGACAAGTTCGGCCCGCACGGCGCGGTGGGCATCGTCCTGCTGGAGAAGCGGGACACCGTGTGGCACCTGAAGCTGCTCGCGACCTCCTGCCGGGTGGTGGCGTTCGGCGCGGGCACCGTGCTGCTGAACTGGCTGGCCGACCAGGCGGCGGCGGCCGGGGTGAACCTGGTGGCGGACTTCCGCCGGACCGACCGCAACCGGATGATGGAGGTCGCCTACCGGTTCGCCGGGTTCGGTGAGGAGCCGGTGCCGGGCGTCGAGGACCTGCCGCCCGCCGAGACCCCGGACGTCGAGCGGCTGGGCCTGCGCACTGAGCGCAAGCCCGCCCCGACCACGATGACCGTGCACGCGGTCGTGCTCTCCGGCCAGAGCTCCGACCTGGTCGTGTGGGGTGCCGAATGACGAGCCTCTACGGCTGGTTCGCCGACACCGCCGCGCGCACGCCCGACGCCCCGGCCCTGGAGGTCGGGGAGGACGTGCTGACCTACGGCGTGCTGCGCGACCGTGTCGACGCGGTCGCTTCCCTCGTGCTGGAGGCCAACGGCGGACGGGTGCCGGGGCGGGTGGCGCTGCTGGCGTCCCGTTCGCTCGCGGCGTTCACCGGCTACCTGGCGGCGTTGCGGCTCGGCTCGGTCGTCGTGCCGGTCAACCCCGGCCACCCGGTGAACCGCAACGAGGTCATCTGCGCGTCGGCACGGGCGGACGTGCTGCTGGCCGACGAGAACGGCGCGGCGCAGGCGGGCGTGCTGGGCGCGTCGGCGGGCGCGGTGCTGACCCTGTCCGACGACGACGTGCGCGCCGCCGTGGCGGGGGAGCTGCCGGACCTCGCGGTCGGGCCGGACGACGTGGCCTACGTCCTGTTCACGTCGGGCTCGACCGGCCGGCCCAAGGGCGTGCCGATCACCCACGGGAACCTGGCCGCCTACGTGGGGCACAACATCGAGCGGTTCGGCATCGGGCCGGGGTGCCGGGTGTCGCACACGTTCGACCTCACCTTCGACCCGTCGGTGTTCGACCTGTTCGTCACGTGGGGCGGCGGCGCGACCCTGGTCTGTCCACACCGGACAGAACTGCTGACGCCGGTGGACTACCTGGTGGACAAGGCGATCACGCACTGGTTCTCGGTGCCGTCGGTGGTGTCGGTCAGTGCCAACCTGGGCAACCTGCCGACCGGGCGGCCCACCGTGCTGCGGCAGAGCGTGTTCATCGGCGAGCAGCTCACCGTCCGGCAGGCCGCCCTGTGGCGGGCGGTCGCGCCGGACGCGCGCATCGACAACGTGTACGGCCCGACCGAGCTGACCGTGGCGTGCACCGAGTACCGGCTGCCCGACGACCCCGACCGGTGGCCGGCGACCTCCAACGGCACCATCCCGATCGGGCCGGTGTACGGGTTCCTCGACCACGTCGTGCTCGACGAGGACGGCCGCGAGGCGGCGGACGGCGAGCTGTGCGTGCGCGGCGTGCAGCGGTTCGTCGGGTACCTCGACCCGGCCGACAACCCCGGTCGGTTCGTGGTCCGCGACGGCGACCGGTACGTACCGTGCACGGGAACCGAGCCGCGGCCGGAGTTCTACTACCGGACCGGCGACCGGGTGCGCTGGGAGGACGGCGAGCTGGTGCACCTGTCCCGGCTCGACCACCAGCTCAAGATCCGGGGCTACCGGGTCGAGCTGGGCGAGATCGAGGCGGCGCTGGCCCGGCACGACGGCGTCACCCAGGCGGTCGTGGTCACCGTGCCCGGCGACGACGGACCCGACCTGGTCGCGTTCTACACCGGCGTCGAGGTGCCCGACCGGCGGTTCGTCCGGTGGCTGCGGGAGTACCTGCCGATCCACATGGTGCCGCGCCGGCTGCACCACCTCCCCGAGCTCCCGCTCAACCCCAACGGCAAGGTCGACCGCGGCGCGCTGCGGGCGTCCGTCCTGTCCGGAGCCGGGTCCTCCGGCGCGAACTGAAGCGGAGTCATCCGGCTATGTCGTTCCTCAAGGACATCATCCCGCCGCCGGGCATCGTGCGGCTGCTGGCGGTCAGCAACCTCGCCAAGACCTGCGCGCACGGCGTGCTGATGTCGATCAGCGTGCTGTACTTCACCAGGGTGGTGGCGATCCCGGCCGAGCGGGTCGGCCTCGCGCTGACGCTCGGCGCGGCCATCGGGGTGTTGTCCAGCGTCCCGGCCGGCCGGCTGGCCGACGTCCGGGGCCCGCGCCCGGTGACCGTCACGCTCATGGTGGCGCTGGGCGTGGCGGCCTGCGGGTACGCGCTCGTGGACGGGTTCTTCGGGCTGGTCGCGGCCACCGCCGTGGTGCTCGGCATCGAGTCCGCCGCGCACGCCGCCCGGGGCTCGCTGCTGGCCGGGCTGCTGCCGTCGGCCGAACGGGCGCGCGCGTTGGCGTTCATGCGCGCCACGGCCAACGTCGGCGTGTCGCTCGGCGCGGTCGCCGGCGGCCTGGGCCTGCTGATGGACACCAAGGCCGGGTACATCGGCCTGATCCTCGCGGCGGGCGCGCTGTTCGTGGTGTCGGGCCTGGCGTTCCTGCGGGTGCCGTCGGTCCCGGCCGCGCCCAAGGCCGCCGCCGGGCCGAAGCTGCCGGTGCTGCGGGACCGGGCGTTCGCGGCGGTGTCACTGGTCAACGCGGTGCTGGTGATGAGCGACGCGCTGCTGGTGGTCGCCATGCCGATCTGGATCAGCGAGCACACCTCGGCGCCGCCCGCGTTCTTCACCGTCATGCTGCTGGTGAACACCGCCGCCGTGATCCTGTTGCAGGTCAGGGTGAGCAAGGGCGCGGACGACGTGCCGGGCGGCACCAAGGCGTGGTGGCGGTCGGGGATCGTGCTGGCCGGGTGCTGCGTGCTGTTCGCCGTCTCGGAGGGGCAGGCGGTGTGGCTGGCCTGCGCGGCGCTGCTGGCGGGCACGCTGGTGCACGTGCTGGGCGAGATGCTGCACAGCGCCGGGGCGTGGTCGTTGAGCTACGGGCTCGCGCCGGAGCACGCCCACGGCCAGTACCAGGGCCTGTTCGAGATGTCGACCAAGCTCGGCACGACCGTCGCGCCACTGGCCATCACGCTGGTGCTGGTGGGCCTGGGCGGCTGGGGCTGGGTGGTGTGCGCGGCCGTGTTCCTCGCCGCCGGCCAGGCCGCGCTCCCGGTCGTGCGCTGGGCCGAGCGCACGCGGGCCGAGCCCGTCCTCGAAACGTCGAACTCCGAGTCCTGAGACGCCGGTAGCGACCACATCGGTCCGGAAGGGATCACCGTGGATTTCAGCTTGTTCTACTTCGCCAACGACAGCGCCGCGGAGGGCGACCGCTACCGGTTGCTCCTGGAGGGCGCGAAGTTCGCCGACGCCAACGGGTTCAGCGCGGTGTGGACGCCCGAACGGCACTTCCACCCGTTCGGCGGGCTCTACCCGAACCCGGCGGTGACCAGCGCCGCCATCGCCGCGGTCACCGAACGGGTGCAGATCCGGGCGGGCAGCGTCGTCGCGCCGCTGCACCACCCGCTGCGGATCGCCGAGGAGTGGTCCGTGGTGGACAACC is a window of Saccharothrix espanaensis DSM 44229 DNA encoding:
- a CDS encoding HAD-IIIC family phosphatase — its product is MSSPVKTVKCLVWDLDNTLWDGVLLENGEVTLREEIRRVIVGLDERGILQAVASRNDHDHAWEWVEKLGVAEYLVLPQIGWGPKSASVRAIADKLQFAHGAVAFIDDTAMELAEVGHHLPEVRLYPAEVATTLLELPEFSPEVVTADSRERRRMYQAGFARESARTGFTGADEEFLRSAGLEMRIRRADADDLARVEELTLRTSQMNATGVHYSDETLRGLLSDVDHEVLVVSMTDKFGPHGAVGIVLLEKRDTVWHLKLLATSCRVVAFGAGTVLLNWLADQAAAAGVNLVADFRRTDRNRMMEVAYRFAGFGEEPVPGVEDLPPAETPDVERLGLRTERKPAPTTMTVHAVVLSGQSSDLVVWGAE
- a CDS encoding amino acid adenylation domain-containing protein: MTSLYGWFADTAARTPDAPALEVGEDVLTYGVLRDRVDAVASLVLEANGGRVPGRVALLASRSLAAFTGYLAALRLGSVVVPVNPGHPVNRNEVICASARADVLLADENGAAQAGVLGASAGAVLTLSDDDVRAAVAGELPDLAVGPDDVAYVLFTSGSTGRPKGVPITHGNLAAYVGHNIERFGIGPGCRVSHTFDLTFDPSVFDLFVTWGGGATLVCPHRTELLTPVDYLVDKAITHWFSVPSVVSVSANLGNLPTGRPTVLRQSVFIGEQLTVRQAALWRAVAPDARIDNVYGPTELTVACTEYRLPDDPDRWPATSNGTIPIGPVYGFLDHVVLDEDGREAADGELCVRGVQRFVGYLDPADNPGRFVVRDGDRYVPCTGTEPRPEFYYRTGDRVRWEDGELVHLSRLDHQLKIRGYRVELGEIEAALARHDGVTQAVVVTVPGDDGPDLVAFYTGVEVPDRRFVRWLREYLPIHMVPRRLHHLPELPLNPNGKVDRGALRASVLSGAGSSGAN
- a CDS encoding MFS transporter produces the protein MSFLKDIIPPPGIVRLLAVSNLAKTCAHGVLMSISVLYFTRVVAIPAERVGLALTLGAAIGVLSSVPAGRLADVRGPRPVTVTLMVALGVAACGYALVDGFFGLVAATAVVLGIESAAHAARGSLLAGLLPSAERARALAFMRATANVGVSLGAVAGGLGLLMDTKAGYIGLILAAGALFVVSGLAFLRVPSVPAAPKAAAGPKLPVLRDRAFAAVSLVNAVLVMSDALLVVAMPIWISEHTSAPPAFFTVMLLVNTAAVILLQVRVSKGADDVPGGTKAWWRSGIVLAGCCVLFAVSEGQAVWLACAALLAGTLVHVLGEMLHSAGAWSLSYGLAPEHAHGQYQGLFEMSTKLGTTVAPLAITLVLVGLGGWGWVVCAAVFLAAGQAALPVVRWAERTRAEPVLETSNSES